One region of Mycolicibacterium rhodesiae NBB3 genomic DNA includes:
- a CDS encoding RND family transporter: MSTPPSEAPTDSFPPAKPAARPFIPRMIRALAVPIILIWIALIAILNVSVPQLETVGQMRAISMSPDSAPSMIAMKRVGHVFEEFDSDSSAMIVLEGDKPLGDDTRAFYDEMIRKLEADKKHVQSVQDFWSDPLTAAGAQSNDGKAAYVQVYLAGNQGEALANESVEAVQNIVDGLSPPPGVKAFVTGPAALAADQHIAGDRSMQMIEAVTFTVIIVMLLLVYRSIVTVLLTLVMVVLQLAAARGVVAFLGYHEIIGLSTFATNLLVTLAIAAGTDYAIFLIGRYQEARAAGETKEQAFYTMYGGTAHVVLGSGLTIAGATFCLSFTRLPYFQSLGVPLAIGMTVGVVAALTLSAAVIAVAGRFGKTLDPKRALRVRGWRKIGAAVVRWPGPILVATIALSLVGLLTLPGYRTNYNDRNYLPADLPANEGYAAADRHFSQARMNPELLMIESDHDLRNSADFLVIDKIAKAVFRVPGISRVQAITRPDGKPIEHTSIPFQISMQGTTQQMNQKYLQDRMADMLVQADEMNTTIGTMEKMSALTKEMAATTHSMVGKMKSMTVDVAELRDNIANFDDFFRPLRNYFYWEPHCFNIPVCWALRSIFDTLDGIDTMTHDIQELIPDMERLDQLMPQMVTLMPPMIETMKTMRSMMLTMYATQKGMQDQMAAMQDNSSAMGEAFDASMNDDSFYLPPEVFDNAEFKKGMENFISPDGKSVRFIIAHDGDPMTPEGVARIDAIKQAAKEAIKGTPLEGSTIYLAGTAAVFKDMADGSSYDLLIAAIASLGLIFVIMLLITRSVVASAVIVGTVVISLGASFGLSVLIWQHFLGIELHWMVMAMAVIVLLAVGADYNLLLVSRLKEELHAGINTGIIRAMGGSGSVVTSAGLVFAFTMMSMAVSELTVIGQVGTTIGLGLLFDTLVIRSFMTPSIAALMGKWFWWPQRVRARPVPSPWPQPPQQMAAVGDEGGQQ, encoded by the coding sequence ATGAGCACACCGCCGAGCGAAGCGCCCACCGACTCATTTCCGCCCGCCAAGCCTGCTGCTCGGCCGTTCATCCCCCGGATGATCCGCGCGCTGGCCGTCCCGATCATCCTCATCTGGATCGCGCTGATCGCCATCCTCAATGTGAGTGTGCCCCAGCTGGAAACGGTCGGGCAGATGCGCGCAATCTCGATGAGCCCGGATTCCGCGCCGTCGATGATCGCGATGAAGCGGGTCGGTCACGTCTTCGAGGAGTTCGATTCCGACAGCTCGGCGATGATCGTCCTGGAGGGCGACAAGCCACTGGGCGACGACACACGCGCGTTCTACGACGAGATGATCCGCAAGCTCGAAGCGGACAAGAAACACGTCCAGAGCGTTCAGGACTTCTGGAGCGATCCGCTCACCGCCGCAGGCGCACAGAGCAACGACGGTAAGGCCGCCTACGTGCAGGTCTACCTCGCCGGTAACCAGGGCGAGGCGCTGGCCAACGAGTCGGTCGAAGCCGTGCAGAACATCGTCGATGGCCTTTCGCCCCCGCCGGGCGTCAAGGCCTTCGTCACCGGCCCGGCCGCGCTGGCGGCCGACCAGCACATCGCCGGTGACCGAAGCATGCAGATGATCGAAGCGGTCACCTTCACGGTGATCATCGTGATGCTGCTGCTGGTCTACCGGTCGATCGTCACGGTGTTGTTGACCCTGGTCATGGTCGTGCTGCAGCTGGCTGCCGCCCGTGGAGTCGTGGCGTTCCTCGGGTATCACGAGATCATCGGTCTCTCGACCTTCGCGACCAATCTGCTGGTGACGTTGGCGATCGCTGCAGGCACTGATTACGCGATATTCCTGATCGGCCGATATCAGGAGGCCCGTGCGGCTGGCGAGACCAAAGAGCAGGCCTTCTACACGATGTACGGCGGCACGGCCCACGTCGTGCTCGGCTCAGGTCTCACCATCGCCGGCGCCACCTTCTGCCTGAGTTTCACCAGGCTGCCGTATTTCCAGTCGCTCGGTGTGCCACTGGCGATCGGTATGACGGTCGGTGTCGTGGCCGCGCTGACGCTCAGCGCCGCGGTCATCGCCGTGGCCGGCCGGTTCGGCAAGACACTCGACCCCAAACGCGCGCTGAGGGTGCGCGGATGGCGGAAGATCGGCGCCGCCGTCGTGCGGTGGCCCGGCCCCATCCTGGTAGCGACGATCGCGCTCTCGCTGGTGGGGCTGTTGACCCTGCCGGGCTACCGCACCAACTACAACGACCGCAACTACCTGCCCGCGGACCTGCCCGCGAACGAGGGATACGCCGCCGCCGACCGGCATTTCTCGCAGGCGCGGATGAATCCCGAACTGCTGATGATCGAGAGCGACCACGATCTGCGCAATTCTGCAGATTTCCTCGTCATCGACAAGATCGCGAAGGCGGTGTTCCGCGTCCCCGGCATATCCCGGGTCCAGGCCATCACCCGGCCCGACGGTAAGCCGATCGAGCACACGTCGATCCCGTTCCAGATCAGCATGCAGGGCACCACCCAGCAGATGAACCAGAAGTATCTGCAGGACCGTATGGCGGACATGCTCGTTCAGGCCGATGAAATGAATACCACCATCGGGACGATGGAGAAGATGTCCGCCCTCACCAAGGAGATGGCGGCCACCACTCACTCCATGGTCGGGAAGATGAAGAGCATGACAGTCGATGTCGCCGAGTTGCGAGACAACATCGCGAACTTCGACGACTTCTTCCGGCCGCTCCGCAACTACTTCTACTGGGAACCGCACTGCTTCAACATCCCCGTGTGCTGGGCGTTGCGGTCGATCTTCGACACCCTCGACGGTATCGACACGATGACCCACGACATCCAGGAACTGATCCCGGACATGGAGCGCCTGGATCAGTTGATGCCGCAGATGGTCACGCTCATGCCGCCGATGATCGAGACCATGAAGACCATGCGGTCCATGATGCTGACGATGTATGCCACCCAGAAGGGCATGCAGGATCAGATGGCGGCGATGCAGGACAACTCGTCTGCGATGGGCGAGGCGTTCGACGCATCGATGAACGACGACTCGTTCTACCTGCCGCCCGAAGTCTTCGACAACGCCGAGTTCAAGAAGGGGATGGAGAACTTCATCTCGCCCGACGGCAAGTCGGTGCGCTTCATCATCGCCCATGACGGCGATCCGATGACCCCGGAGGGGGTCGCGAGGATCGACGCGATCAAGCAAGCGGCCAAGGAGGCCATCAAGGGCACACCGCTTGAAGGGTCGACTATCTATTTGGCCGGTACGGCGGCGGTGTTCAAGGACATGGCCGACGGCAGCAGCTATGACTTGCTGATCGCGGCGATAGCGTCGCTCGGCCTGATCTTCGTCATCATGCTGCTGATCACGCGAAGCGTGGTGGCGTCCGCGGTCATCGTCGGCACCGTAGTCATATCGCTGGGCGCCTCGTTCGGGCTCTCGGTCCTCATCTGGCAGCACTTCCTGGGCATCGAACTGCACTGGATGGTCATGGCGATGGCGGTGATCGTGCTGCTCGCGGTGGGTGCCGACTACAATCTGTTGCTGGTGTCGAGGCTCAAGGAAGAGCTGCATGCCGGCATCAACACCGGGATCATCCGCGCGATGGGCGGAAGCGGCTCGGTGGTCACGTCAGCGGGGCTGGTGTTCGCCTTCACGATGATGTCGATGGCGGTCAGCGAACTCACAGTTATCGGACAAGTCGGAACGACCATCGGACTGGGTCTATTGTTCGATACGCTAGTGATTCGGTCGTTCATGACACCGTCCATCGCGGCATTGATGGGTAAGTGGTTCTGGTGGCCACAACGGGTCAGGGCGCGGCCGGTGCCATCGCCGTGGCCACAGCCACCGCAGCAAATGGCGGCAGTCGGGGATGAGGGAGGACAGCAGTGA
- a CDS encoding DUF5078 domain-containing protein, whose translation MLRRASIAAAALGCAAMIFPAVASADATDEYPIPNRLMRTTCTVDQYMAAARDQDPMYYERYMIDYRNRPADVQTGARNRIYWFFSLDYAGRRQYSENTATNVYYEQMATRWGNWAKLFFNNKGVVAHATDVCMNYPPSDPSVWTWTTTP comes from the coding sequence ATGTTACGCAGAGCGAGCATTGCAGCTGCCGCATTGGGTTGTGCGGCAATGATTTTCCCCGCTGTCGCGTCCGCGGATGCCACCGACGAGTATCCGATCCCGAACCGGCTCATGCGGACCACCTGCACCGTGGATCAGTACATGGCCGCAGCGCGCGATCAGGACCCCATGTACTACGAGCGGTACATGATCGACTACAGGAACCGCCCCGCAGACGTTCAGACCGGCGCCCGCAATCGGATCTACTGGTTCTTCTCACTCGATTACGCCGGCCGACGCCAGTACTCGGAAAACACGGCCACCAACGTCTACTACGAGCAGATGGCGACTCGGTGGGGCAACTGGGCCAAGCTGTTCTTCAACAACAAGGGCGTCGTCGCGCATGCAACCGACGTGTGCATGAACTACCCGCCGTCCGATCCCAGCGTATGGACCTGGACGACAACTCCCTGA
- a CDS encoding mycofactocin-coupled SDR family oxidoreductase, which produces MAGRVEGKVAFITGAARGQGRSHAVRLAQEGADIIAIDICRGFEDSTAPASTPADLAETADMVKNLDRRIVTAEADVRDFDAMKAALDSGVEQLGGLDIVVANAGIGTTGVKLHKMREDIWDETIDINLGGVWKTVKAGVPHLLARGGGSVIITSSVGGTKAYPQVGHYIAAKHGVVGLMRTFAVELGARNIRVNTVHPTHVCTPLLMNEPTYRLFRPDLENPGPDDLAPICQSFHFLPIPWVEPVDISNAVLFLASDEARYITGVTLPVDAGSLLK; this is translated from the coding sequence ATGGCCGGTCGGGTTGAGGGCAAGGTCGCGTTCATCACCGGGGCGGCACGCGGGCAGGGCCGCAGTCATGCGGTGAGGTTGGCCCAGGAGGGTGCGGACATCATCGCGATCGACATCTGTCGGGGATTCGAGGACTCGACCGCGCCCGCCTCGACGCCCGCGGACCTGGCCGAGACCGCCGACATGGTGAAGAACCTGGACCGCCGCATCGTGACCGCCGAGGCCGATGTCCGTGATTTCGACGCAATGAAGGCCGCCCTCGACAGCGGCGTCGAACAACTCGGCGGGCTCGACATCGTCGTGGCCAATGCGGGTATCGGCACCACCGGGGTCAAACTGCACAAGATGCGCGAGGACATCTGGGACGAGACGATCGACATCAACCTCGGGGGAGTGTGGAAGACGGTCAAGGCCGGCGTTCCGCACTTGCTTGCCCGCGGCGGCGGCTCGGTCATCATCACCAGTTCGGTCGGCGGCACCAAGGCCTACCCACAAGTCGGCCACTATATCGCCGCCAAGCACGGGGTCGTCGGCCTGATGCGGACCTTCGCAGTCGAGTTGGGCGCCAGGAACATTCGCGTCAACACGGTGCATCCGACCCACGTGTGCACGCCGCTGTTGATGAACGAGCCGACCTACCGGTTGTTCCGCCCCGATTTGGAGAACCCGGGACCCGACGACCTGGCGCCGATCTGCCAGTCTTTCCATTTCCTGCCGATCCCGTGGGTAGAACCGGTGGACATCAGCAATGCCGTGCTGTTCCTGGCCTCCGACGAAGCCCGCTACATCACCGGCGTCACGCTGCCCGTCGACGCCGGCAGCCTTCTGAAATAG
- a CDS encoding MmpS family protein has protein sequence MIGLAKKIWIPIVIIVVVAVAGFTVHRIRTFFGADGIIVTPKVFADDPEPFDPKVVKYEIFGSGSYADINYLDLDAKPQRIDGAALPWSLTLQTTAPSAAPNIVAQGDGSSITCRITVDDEIKDERTSNGLNAQTFCFVKSA, from the coding sequence TTGATCGGCCTCGCCAAGAAAATCTGGATCCCGATCGTCATCATCGTCGTGGTGGCTGTCGCGGGATTCACCGTCCACCGCATCCGCACATTCTTCGGGGCCGACGGCATCATCGTCACCCCGAAGGTGTTCGCCGACGACCCGGAGCCTTTCGACCCCAAGGTCGTGAAGTACGAGATCTTCGGTTCGGGTTCGTACGCGGACATCAACTATCTGGATCTCGATGCCAAACCACAGCGCATCGACGGTGCCGCGCTGCCGTGGTCGCTGACGCTGCAGACCACTGCGCCGTCGGCCGCGCCGAACATCGTCGCGCAGGGTGACGGGTCCTCGATCACGTGCCGCATCACCGTCGACGACGAGATCAAAGACGAAAGAACGTCCAACGGGTTGAACGCACAAACCTTCTGCTTTGTTAAGTCCGCATGA
- a CDS encoding RND family transporter, translated as MSISETTAHPEHHRATGLAKWIRRLAIPIIIGWVVIVGILNSTVPQLEVVGQMRSVSMSPAEAPSVIAMKRVGEVFEEYKSDSAVMILLEGDEPLGADAHRYYDGLVDRLEADTKHVEHVQDFWGDPLTATGAQSSDGKAAYVQVYLAGNMGEALSNESVLQVKKLVDEVPPPPGIKVYVTGGSALAADQQAASDRSVRIIEVVTFLVIITMLLLVYRSIVSVLLVLVMVVLTLSASRGVVAFLGYHELIGLSTFATNLLVTLAIAAATDYAIFLIGRYQEARSNGEDRESAFYTMFHGTAHVVLGSGMTIAGATFCLSFTRLPYFQTLGVPLAVGMATGVVVALTLGPAIITVASRFGLLEPKRAMRIRGWRKIGAAIVRWPGPVLLATIALSLVGLVALPGYQPSYNDRKYLPQDLPANEGFAAAERHFSVATMNPELLLIESDHDLRNSADFLVIDKIAKAVYRVPGISRVQAITRPDGKPVKFSTIPAQMSLGGVGQDLNRKYQQDRMADMLTQADEMQVTIDTMTRMSNLMGEMSATTHNMVEKTRNMTLDIAQLRDYIANFDDFFRPIRSYFYWEPHCFNIPVCSAMRSVFDTIDGVDTTTQDVQELLPDLERLDSLMPQLLALMPQQIETMKTMKNMMLTMHASQGGLQDQQAALSENQSAMGDAFNDSWNDDTFYLPPEIFDNEEFKRGMDSFISPNGHAVRMIIQHEGDPLSADGIGRIDAIKHAAKEAIKGTPMEGSTIYVGGTASAFKDMQDGNNFDLLIAAILALALIFTIMLIITRSLVAAAVIVGTVVLSLGASFGLSILIWQHILGIELQFMVMAMAVIILLAVGADYNLLLVARLKEELHAGINTAIIRSMGGTGSVVTSAGLVFAFTMISMVVSDQTVVAQVGSTIGMGLLFDTLVIRAFMTPSIAALMGKWFWWPQVVRSRPKPVPWPRPRDQFLPS; from the coding sequence ATGAGCATCAGCGAAACCACCGCACACCCGGAGCACCACCGCGCCACGGGCCTGGCGAAGTGGATTCGCCGGTTGGCCATTCCGATCATCATCGGCTGGGTCGTGATCGTCGGCATCCTCAATTCCACCGTCCCCCAACTCGAAGTTGTCGGCCAGATGCGGTCGGTGTCGATGAGCCCCGCCGAAGCGCCGTCGGTGATCGCGATGAAGCGCGTCGGCGAAGTGTTCGAAGAGTACAAGTCGGATAGCGCGGTGATGATCCTTCTCGAAGGAGACGAACCGCTCGGCGCGGACGCGCACCGGTACTACGACGGGCTCGTCGACAGACTCGAAGCCGACACGAAACACGTTGAGCACGTTCAGGATTTCTGGGGCGATCCGCTGACCGCCACCGGCGCACAGAGCAGCGACGGAAAAGCCGCCTATGTGCAGGTGTATCTCGCAGGCAACATGGGTGAGGCGCTGTCCAACGAGTCGGTGCTGCAGGTCAAGAAGCTCGTCGACGAGGTACCGCCGCCGCCGGGCATCAAGGTGTACGTGACCGGAGGCTCCGCGCTGGCCGCGGACCAGCAAGCCGCGAGCGACCGCAGCGTCCGGATCATCGAGGTGGTCACGTTCCTGGTCATCATCACGATGCTGTTGCTGGTCTACCGGTCGATAGTCAGCGTCCTTCTCGTGCTGGTGATGGTGGTGCTGACGCTGTCAGCCTCGCGCGGCGTGGTGGCGTTCCTGGGTTATCACGAGCTCATCGGGCTGTCGACGTTCGCGACGAACCTTCTGGTCACGCTGGCGATCGCTGCGGCGACCGACTACGCCATCTTTCTCATCGGTCGCTATCAGGAAGCGCGATCGAACGGCGAAGACCGAGAGTCGGCGTTCTACACGATGTTTCACGGGACCGCACACGTCGTGCTCGGCTCGGGTATGACGATCGCGGGCGCGACGTTCTGCCTCTCGTTCACCCGACTGCCGTATTTCCAGACACTCGGTGTCCCGCTGGCCGTGGGTATGGCCACCGGAGTGGTCGTCGCGTTGACGCTGGGACCGGCGATCATCACGGTGGCGAGTCGATTCGGTCTGTTGGAACCCAAGCGGGCCATGCGCATTCGCGGTTGGCGCAAGATCGGCGCCGCGATCGTCCGGTGGCCGGGCCCGGTCCTGCTCGCGACCATTGCACTGTCGCTGGTCGGACTGGTCGCCCTGCCGGGATATCAACCCAGTTACAACGACCGCAAATACCTGCCGCAGGATCTGCCTGCGAATGAGGGTTTCGCCGCTGCCGAACGCCATTTCTCGGTAGCGACGATGAATCCGGAGTTGCTGCTCATCGAGAGCGACCACGACCTGCGCAACTCAGCGGACTTTCTGGTGATCGACAAGATCGCCAAGGCCGTCTACCGCGTACCCGGCATCAGCCGGGTTCAGGCGATCACCCGTCCCGACGGCAAGCCCGTCAAGTTCAGCACGATTCCGGCGCAGATGAGTCTGGGCGGCGTGGGCCAGGACCTCAACCGCAAGTACCAGCAGGACCGCATGGCCGACATGTTGACCCAGGCCGACGAGATGCAGGTCACCATCGACACGATGACCCGAATGTCGAATCTCATGGGCGAGATGAGCGCGACCACACACAACATGGTCGAGAAGACCCGCAACATGACCCTCGACATCGCCCAATTGCGGGACTACATCGCGAATTTCGACGATTTCTTCCGGCCGATCCGTAGTTACTTCTACTGGGAACCGCACTGCTTCAACATTCCGGTCTGTTCCGCGATGCGGTCGGTGTTCGACACCATCGACGGCGTCGACACCACAACCCAAGACGTTCAGGAACTGCTCCCTGATCTCGAGCGGCTCGACTCGCTGATGCCGCAACTGCTGGCGTTGATGCCCCAGCAGATCGAAACCATGAAGACGATGAAGAACATGATGCTGACCATGCACGCCAGCCAGGGCGGCTTGCAGGATCAGCAGGCTGCGCTGTCGGAGAACCAGTCAGCCATGGGTGACGCCTTCAACGACTCGTGGAACGACGACACGTTCTACCTGCCTCCAGAGATCTTTGACAACGAAGAGTTCAAGCGAGGCATGGACAGCTTCATCTCGCCGAACGGTCATGCCGTCCGGATGATCATCCAGCACGAGGGAGATCCGCTCTCCGCTGACGGAATCGGTCGCATCGACGCGATCAAGCACGCGGCCAAAGAGGCCATCAAGGGCACGCCGATGGAAGGGTCCACCATCTACGTCGGCGGCACCGCGTCGGCGTTCAAGGACATGCAGGATGGCAACAATTTCGACCTGCTGATCGCGGCCATCCTCGCGCTGGCGCTGATCTTCACCATCATGCTGATCATCACCCGCAGTCTTGTGGCTGCGGCGGTCATCGTGGGCACCGTGGTGTTGTCCCTCGGGGCGTCGTTCGGCCTCTCCATCCTGATCTGGCAGCACATTCTCGGCATCGAGCTGCAGTTCATGGTGATGGCCATGGCGGTGATCATCCTGCTGGCCGTCGGTGCCGACTACAACCTGCTGCTTGTCGCCCGGTTGAAGGAGGAACTGCACGCGGGGATCAACACGGCGATCATCCGTTCCATGGGCGGCACCGGGTCGGTCGTGACATCGGCGGGTCTGGTGTTCGCTTTCACGATGATCTCCATGGTGGTGAGCGATCAGACGGTGGTCGCGCAAGTCGGTTCGACGATCGGCATGGGTCTGTTGTTCGACACGCTGGTGATTCGCGCGTTCATGACGCCGTCGATCGCTGCATTGATGGGCAAGTGGTTCTGGTGGCCGCAGGTGGTGCGTTCCCGGCCCAAGCCAGTGCCGTGGCCGAGGCCGCGAGATCAGTTCCTGCCGAGTTAA
- a CDS encoding cutinase family protein, producing MTSILRALGLIGLTVATLPITLATPAATAPCPDVEVVFARGTTEPPGVGGTGQAFVDSLRSRVGDRSVGVYAVNYPASRAFGTSTPAGRDDMSAHVQSMAANCPSTRMVLGGYSQGAAVVDLATTAMPPAVAGNVAAAALFGGPRSSFADSLSPGPLPGVGPLYAGKTIDLCVPNDPICAEGGRDWGAHGAYVSSGLVDQAASFAAGLV from the coding sequence ATGACCTCGATTCTGCGCGCGCTCGGACTCATTGGACTGACAGTCGCCACCCTGCCGATCACTCTCGCTACGCCGGCGGCGACCGCACCCTGCCCCGACGTCGAAGTCGTGTTCGCCCGCGGCACCACTGAACCGCCGGGTGTCGGTGGTACCGGGCAGGCGTTCGTCGACTCGCTTCGTTCCCGGGTCGGCGACCGCTCCGTCGGCGTCTACGCGGTCAACTACCCCGCAAGCCGAGCTTTCGGAACCAGTACCCCCGCTGGGCGCGACGACATGAGCGCCCACGTCCAATCGATGGCGGCGAATTGTCCGAGCACGCGGATGGTGCTCGGCGGCTACTCCCAGGGCGCTGCGGTCGTCGACCTGGCCACCACCGCGATGCCACCCGCCGTCGCGGGCAACGTCGCCGCGGCTGCCCTGTTCGGTGGGCCGCGAAGCAGCTTCGCGGACTCGCTGTCGCCGGGGCCGCTGCCCGGTGTGGGTCCGCTGTACGCGGGAAAGACGATCGATTTGTGTGTGCCCAACGACCCGATCTGTGCCGAGGGCGGGCGGGACTGGGGCGCTCACGGGGCCTACGTCTCGTCGGGACTTGTCGACCAGGCGGCGTCGTTCGCCGCGGGTCTCGTGTAG
- a CDS encoding DUF732 domain-containing protein has product MKRLIVGVAIAAAALLGAAPAQADVDTDFTNELHTYGIYGQKDYNAWIGKITCKRLYKGLDKDANMSAQFVHNQLVIDSTTEQAWQFLAAALRMYCPEKLPILDQAARS; this is encoded by the coding sequence GTGAAGCGTTTGATCGTCGGGGTCGCTATCGCCGCAGCAGCTTTGCTGGGCGCGGCGCCTGCGCAAGCGGACGTTGACACCGATTTCACCAACGAGTTGCACACTTACGGCATATACGGCCAAAAGGATTACAACGCGTGGATCGGCAAGATCACGTGCAAGCGGCTGTACAAGGGTCTGGACAAGGACGCGAACATGTCGGCGCAGTTCGTACACAACCAGCTGGTCATCGACAGCACTACGGAACAGGCGTGGCAGTTCCTCGCGGCCGCGCTGCGTATGTACTGCCCGGAGAAGTTGCCGATTCTCGATCAAGCGGCGCGGAGCTAA
- a CDS encoding acyltransferase family protein: MTLTKSVSGADKVAAETPTDRDRAVDVARLGALVVVMFGHCALLLATIDPTGLRIGNLLGEIPAIASITWIVQVMPLFFLAGGAAGAYGWHRGSSWGSWLFKRAQRLCRPVFWYLAAWAIGVLVTHQILGADSAASIGRECVALLWFLGVYLVVLAFVPALTRMSSGRTVVVAVGSLIAASAGFDAIRFAVGEPMAGVANFVIVWLIPMVIGVAYARRLIGARAALVASVSAFAAQLVVAAIGPYDVSLVVTGTERISNVSPPTLLLALHCTWMSCLFVAAAGAIRRWAQRPRVWYVVATGNGGAMTLYLWHIPAIAVATFTLHAVGLDAYDVDAPHFWAMLALRAVVFAIVMFAMFVLLSPLEHRRLPWWDAPPAAPGARSTAAGVLIVVAGVALVLLAKNGLGDVQGVVTLGFFTAAAAAARICAGSKKASLQTI; this comes from the coding sequence ATGACGCTCACGAAATCCGTGTCCGGCGCCGACAAGGTCGCTGCTGAGACTCCCACCGACCGCGATCGCGCGGTCGACGTCGCCCGCCTCGGCGCGCTCGTCGTGGTGATGTTCGGGCACTGCGCGCTGCTGCTCGCGACCATCGACCCCACCGGGCTACGGATCGGCAACCTGCTCGGTGAGATACCTGCGATCGCCTCGATCACCTGGATCGTCCAGGTCATGCCCTTGTTCTTCCTGGCCGGCGGCGCCGCGGGCGCCTACGGCTGGCACCGGGGCTCGTCATGGGGCAGCTGGCTGTTCAAGAGAGCGCAACGGCTCTGCCGGCCGGTGTTCTGGTATCTCGCCGCATGGGCGATCGGCGTTCTGGTGACCCATCAGATTCTGGGCGCCGACTCCGCCGCCAGCATCGGCCGGGAGTGCGTCGCGCTGCTGTGGTTCCTCGGCGTGTACCTCGTCGTGCTGGCCTTCGTTCCGGCGCTGACGCGGATGTCCTCGGGCCGCACGGTCGTCGTCGCGGTCGGATCGCTGATCGCCGCGTCGGCGGGATTCGACGCGATCCGGTTCGCCGTCGGCGAGCCGATGGCGGGTGTCGCGAACTTCGTGATCGTCTGGCTGATCCCGATGGTGATCGGGGTGGCCTACGCCCGGCGCCTGATCGGCGCGCGCGCCGCACTCGTCGCCTCGGTGTCTGCATTCGCCGCGCAGCTCGTGGTCGCCGCCATCGGACCCTACGACGTGTCTCTCGTCGTCACAGGGACCGAGCGGATCTCCAACGTGTCGCCCCCGACCCTGTTGCTCGCGCTGCACTGCACCTGGATGTCGTGCCTGTTCGTGGCGGCCGCCGGCGCGATCCGGCGGTGGGCGCAACGGCCCCGCGTCTGGTACGTCGTCGCAACGGGCAACGGGGGAGCGATGACGCTCTACCTGTGGCACATCCCCGCGATCGCGGTTGCCACGTTCACGTTGCACGCTGTCGGTCTCGACGCGTATGACGTTGACGCGCCGCACTTCTGGGCGATGCTGGCGCTGCGCGCCGTCGTGTTCGCGATCGTGATGTTCGCGATGTTCGTGTTGCTCTCGCCACTCGAGCATCGTCGGTTGCCGTGGTGGGACGCGCCCCCTGCGGCGCCCGGCGCCCGATCTACTGCTGCCGGTGTGCTCATCGTCGTTGCGGGCGTGGCGCTGGTGCTGTTGGCCAAGAACGGCCTCGGTGATGTCCAGGGTGTGGTGACACTGGGATTCTTCACGGCCGCGGCCGCCGCCGCGCGAATCTGCGCCGGCTCGAAAAAGGCGTCGCTGCAGACGATTTAA
- a CDS encoding TetR/AcrR family transcriptional regulator: MSSSTASERSRGGRTSATRDALIRATAQVMLEEGYAAATSRRVAAKAGVKPALVHYYFPTMDDLFLAVLRDGAETNLARQRQALADDEPLHALWRLNSTHGAKLFMEFMALANHRKEIRSEIAAYAERFGDVEESAVTLAMRAHGVDMEAFPPVVMSMIVTSLARIVLLERGLGITRGHAEAEAFIKHYVERFELPSS, translated from the coding sequence ATGTCTAGCAGCACCGCTAGTGAACGGTCAAGAGGTGGGCGCACGTCGGCGACGCGCGATGCGCTCATACGAGCAACTGCTCAAGTGATGCTCGAGGAGGGTTACGCCGCGGCGACGTCGCGGCGGGTGGCGGCCAAGGCCGGCGTCAAGCCCGCACTGGTGCATTACTACTTCCCGACCATGGACGACCTCTTCCTTGCCGTGCTGCGCGACGGAGCCGAGACCAATCTGGCCCGTCAACGCCAGGCCCTGGCCGACGACGAGCCGCTGCACGCGCTGTGGCGTCTCAACAGCACACATGGGGCGAAGCTGTTCATGGAGTTCATGGCGCTGGCCAATCACCGCAAGGAAATTCGCAGCGAGATCGCCGCTTACGCGGAACGATTCGGTGACGTCGAGGAAAGTGCGGTGACGCTGGCGATGCGGGCGCACGGCGTCGACATGGAGGCTTTCCCACCGGTCGTGATGTCTATGATCGTGACCAGCCTGGCAAGGATCGTGCTGCTCGAACGCGGACTCGGTATCACCCGTGGTCACGCGGAGGCCGAAGCATTCATCAAGCACTATGTGGAGCGTTTCGAACTGCCCTCGTCGTGA